The Oryzias latipes chromosome 8, ASM223467v1 genomic interval GCAAACTCACAGTGGGCCACGTTTTccactgcagacagaaaaaaaagcttttatacGATGAAACAAACAGAACTTTTTGTTCAGACAATACAAAGTGTGCGACTGCAGAATATGGAAGAATTCTCTGAATCTATGTGGTCTGTGACAGTCAAGAGTACATCAGTTCAGGAAAAATCATGTTTCTATAGAAGGAAATGTAGCTTTTATTGAAAAGGTTGATGTTTTTCCCCCAGAATTCGGGAATACCCTTCGGACTTACTATTTCAGCTGAATGCTCAGAGCAGAGCTCACCTTCAATGATCCCCCACTTTGTCTTCCGGCCAAGCACCTTGTGTCCATTCACCTGGTGCTCTTTGTCAGTTCCCACCACAGCGAAGGGAATGCTGTCCTGCATAGAGAAAAGAGCAGGTCTGACTGAACTTAACCATTCTGTGGATGGGCTTCCCCCTGTGAGCTGGATGGGGGTCGCTCAGCATAAGTCACATTTCATACCCTGATTCGGTCATTGAGGATGCGGtcctctggatcctcatccagcTCTCTCTGGGGGTAAACATGGATGCCATTGGCTTCCAGATCCTGTCTTATCTGAAAGATTGATTGGAGAAGGTTTTTCATTTCTGATTTCTCCAAGAAAGAAAGTGCTGAAAAACGTTTTACACATATTCCACATCATCAGCAGGTACAAACCACGTGATCTTTGGTCTACGTTATCCAATGAGGCAAAAAAGAATTCCGttagccaccaattgtgcaagttctccttcttaaaaagatgagggaggcctgtaattttcatcataggtataacTCAACTATGaaggacaaaatgagaaaaacaattcagaaaatcacattgtgtgatttttaaagaatttctttgtaaattattttgtctctaatagttgaggtttacttatgatgaaaattacaggtctctcatctttttaagagggagaacttgcacaattgttggctgactgaatacttttttgtcaCACTGTAAATACAGAGGGTCATTGTGACAGTCTATCATTTTCAAGGCCAACTTTACCAACTTTGCATCTGGGACAGATGCTGCACCATAAACATCCCTGCCGTTGTTTTCTGTCTCAGTGCTGAACACACTGATGCCATTTAGCtctttcttcttcatcctcagCATTGCAGCTATGATGCTAACCCTCTCtttgaactcctgccgctcctcCAAAGTCAGGGTGTCTGCTTTGGCGATGACTGGCACGATGCTCACAATTTTACCCAGCCTTTTCATGAATTCAACGTCGATGGGGCGTAAACTGGAAACAGCAAAGTAGCAACTGATTAGTAAGTTACACAAAAACGccttgtaaaaaatgaaaacctttttcaGGCTCAGGTTGGTCAATAAAACCTAGAAGGTTAACATGGATACATGTCCTAGATGTGCTCGTGAGGTCTGGGAGACACCTATGGTTATAAATGTAAGCTTTTGTTATTTAGGTTTCTACAAAACCTTTGTTTCATACTTTCAGCCCCCCTTGTCCAGGGGGTCAAAAGTTTCCCACCACAACAAAGCCCTGACATAAGCAACCTGATTGAATTTCAAATCTAAACTCTATCGTGCATGATGAAACAACCTCTCATAAATTCCACTTAATTAATTTTctataatattttaaacaaaacaatttttaggACATGCAGTATATGTGCAAATGTGAAAATCGGCCTTGCAGATGTAGTAcacaacatttttcattcaaTCTTTCCGGAACTTTGGCTTACCAACCTGCAGCCTCAGGTAgatctggtgtgtgtgtgtgtgtgtgtgtttgcgtaggtgtgtttgtgtttctgtgaatTGTCTTTGAACTTTTTTAGTGCATAAATGCTTaacattaatattaataaatgaataatataGGGTAATATAAGGTACAGATCAGTGCCTTAAGAACTATCTGACAAACAGACCATCATTTGTTTGTGTGATCAGCAGCATTGGAGTACCATAGGGGACTGTACTCTGACCCTTCTTTTTCACAATGATCATCTCCGACTTTCAGTCAAGTCAGACAATAAAATCTCCAGAAAGACTCAGATTACAGATGATGGATTTATCAGAGATGGACAAAGGACTGAGAACAGAGAAATGGACGACCACTTTGTGTGCAGAAACGGAGATGATTGTGGTTTTTAGGAGGTGCAGTCAAACCCTATTTTCAAAGGAGAGAAGAAGATACATAGTGGAGGAGTAAGAAACACCTTTATGTTACCCTGGACCACAGACTGAACTAAAGACACAACGAAGATACTATTTTGTAAGATGGAATGAATCAGATTAAATTTCATGAAGAAACTTTCATCCTTCTGCAGGAGATCTCCTCTGACCACAGCTACAACcacctagagcaggggtcgggactGTTTATAGAAAAGAGTATAGAAAAGAGTTTATAGTAAAGAGCGATTCTAAATGTTCTCCTTAAAAACTGTGCCATCACCAACTACAGTATACTGTGAACtctaatacaaaaaaacattaaaaacattttcaaatagatctgaaataacattttagtCACTAACAGCAGGTCAAATAGCTTTTCAAAACAGATTTGggcattaacaaaaaaaaatacttttagaacaatattgcaccaggaaaaagttgaaataGCGACttgtcgcatttcgggcagatactctgCAGAattacaggttactcccctagggcgggtcagtcaattaactcacctgcttagcgtcctatttaagtcaggtgtacaattgttcattctcacTTACCTTCAGCGttcattctttgcccctccctcctccccggcttccacctgtgggctccgttacgggggtttttgttacccgaaagtgtaaggaaaaagaattatctcaagaaattgaacggagccttatgccaaaccgAAGTTGTGAATCTAATTGTGAATGCCAaccaaaagatgtgaaaatctaaagatgttgtgaaataaatattcttctgcaagagttgtctgactgaaatagtaTTGCACCTATGTTTGTTTGAAACCAAAAGTACTGCATTTAAGGTATGTCATACCTACAGCAATACAAAATACCATCAATATTTCTAAGAACTTCACAACCATTAACATGAAAAAAGTATAGTTtggttttttcctgttttgttacATTATGAGACAGAACCTGGGAGCTTCATAAGCTCATTGTGTGATGGTGCTTTTGTTGTATGTAATATGTATGtaatatgaaatgtttttacttttttttgtttgtttaatgatATTAATGTACAtttaggggtgtgacgataaccgcatcaccatGGTGGTGGCCTCAtcactgcacttttttttttttgaacgtttttttttttttttaagttctgcatatggaactataataaacacattcatctttgctgataatttactttttctgccagtcctgtgttcagacttcaagggtgtTGTTGGACTAGTCTAGTCTGTTGTTGAGGTGAACATCCAAGTATCAAAAAGTGTCCACAATCTCAATGTCTGAAcactggatgttcaccggtgagtGTGATATGGgggacctcctgaagtccagaACCAGCTCACCATCTCATATATTTAACAAACTGAACTTCATAAATATCAGCCGCTGCAAGGCCAGAAATTGACCAACAAGACAGCTGTGAAGTCATAAATGTCTGCAGCTCATGGATCCCGTATGGCTTTTCCCACACACGCTCATGTTACATCCACAGACACTAACTTCCCACCACCTGCCATTTTACTGGCAGCAGTTTCAAAAATACAGAATCAATATTACAACGTTTTCATGTCACTAtggcaaaccttttttttcctacagtGCTAATTAATTTAAATCGCCCGTTGATGTAGGCAGATGTAGAAAAGTGGCAGTATTTATAAGGTATAGGTGGGCGGGGTAATAATGCCATAGGGGAAAAAGGATCATTGCGTGAAGAGATGATCActcaaacaagatttttttttcagattcaaAGGATACAAACGGACGACATATCAAGTGTGTATTGTTGAAACTCCCTCTACGGCCCTAGGTTGCACAACCCTGACTTAGAGAAACTTTGAAGAATCTGAAAATTGGGTTCATTCAGCTTCTAGTTTCCCTTGAGGTTATTTGAGAGTGTATTGAGACTGGAAAAGTATGTTGGTCCAGACAGAGTCTGCTTAATTGGTCcggatcaagtcctgaaccttgcgtcacctgcagacatttctgttttgaaccatagcttttaaagaaaaccacatgactaaagatctcttcactcactggtcaggaattacgatggtggggcaaagcaactacaggcagaaattatggaagacCTGGTCTTTGCAGTCCTTGTCGGGATAGATCAccgattcaaactttatatttaacTGATCAATtctgaacgtctgtatcaacatcAAGTTCAATACATTTTACTTTAGTACGGTGGAGACGCGCTGCAGGACGGTTACAGAGGAGACGACAGCTAAGAAGGTACAGCGATGAGTGTTTATGATGTATAGATTGTCGGgtaaacagtgagaagcaatgtggatgaaaaagttgttttaatgagccttcATCCATCCGATtaaatttcaatgagttgctgtgtcttatTGTTGCTCcgctactctgtttacatcccataattcCTGGCTACAGTGGCCATTTTGtttcagttgttccgctccaaggacggattgtattcagactaaaGAAACTTAGAGCGAGctgaagctcagtccaattTGAAACGAACCCACaccacctcgaaagatgggtcaaacagcggttcctggtcctggaccagcaTCCGGatgggtgcattcagactgaaaatgtgttctggTTCACTAAAAGAGAACCAGAgtctccagtctgaatacagccaAAGTTACCTGGATAAAACTTGAAGTAGAAAACGACTTACACTTATTGAGCATGTTTAATCACAGCATGCTTCATCTGCAGTTTTCTTTGGTAAACCACTGACTACACGTCAGCCAGGACTTCAGTCGTTTCTACCGACACTGACACCCACACCAAAAGTGAAAGTGTGGCCTGTTGACATCATCTAACCCCAGAACACATGATGCACGCAACCTCGgtcaagccccccccccccccccccccccccaccccccccactcATCTGTGATGCAACTGAGCCATGAGTGTCATCCTCTGAACTCACACACAATTATAGCATATCCAGAGCTGAAAGTAAGCCGGTATGGCCCTGTTCCTGGTACCAATATAAGATATGGGTGTGGTACGCTGTGTCAGCTGGAAGGAGATCAGCTGTGTCTTTGGTCTTTGCTGGTTTTACACACATCCAAAAGCAGCTACTGTGAACATGGCAGCACTTTATCTCCTCATTTTAGCATCTCTGGGGTTTTTAGTGTCTTATCATCACTATGTATTGTGACATTGTGATTTACATCCCTCTCTCCTTTTATGTTATCCTCTAAATCTGTAATGCAGGATACGTTTGATTTGTTCACTCAATTCATAGTCAAGTAGGCAACACAATAAATGATTCCTAAAGTTTTCTGAACACAATTGTGATTGACAGTTCAAGATAAAACCCAATGCAATGGTAGAAGtgaaacatgcagcaaaaaaaaaaaatgtatatttggaaaaagtcattgaaaaaagaacaatgcaAGGAAGATTTTTCAGGAAGAAGATTGCaggtgaggatgaagatgagcaAGCTGGAATTAgtagagaagaagaaaatgagaaaggaggaggtgcattttctgcatttatcaAGTTCTTTAGAACAATAatcaattcaaatatttttcccACAAAGACTTGTCTACatttttatatacagtcaaGATTTATTCTCAACAGCATTTAACTGTATAACTGCTGTAACCATTCATTTGAACataattcatatcataatttgtggctgATGATCCAATCCATAGttaattttggttcattttgaacgatccgattggATCTGGATCTCtgaacctaaagtggatccagatcctctgccctaaagttgatccagatcctctgtcctaaagtggatccagatcctcttcatccaaacttccagacagaaattcctgctcctgaacagttttccagattcttggatttcttccagatcatcaagttaatgaaatctgtgtccaaaccaacaagtaaactagaatgaatgtcaaatccattcacatgttagtttcctaaagttcacctctgttgtttttccacatccaaagaatccaaagggaacattcttagaacattctagacactggatggtcacatgactttattcaaagtctgtccacacattggactggaatgatggactgatccgtgttcatgacatcacatgtgtgatgtccgctgtgattggtcggttttACCTTAGTTTAATAAACTTGATTCTATTAAcagcttgcctcagacagattggtttggttaaataaatcaatttattgtttaattgttacacccctaatcaGTATTTACTGGTTTTAAAAGAATTGACGTTAACGTAATTTGATATAGTACCGGTATAAACAAAAATCTACTTTCACCCGAATAAACGGgaaaggatttaaaaagaatgagtaaaaaaaaaaaaaattaacagcttTGACAGAAACAGCACTGAAGAACTAAGATCGGAGGAAAAACATCAAGTGTATATTATACATAAAGAAGGTCGAGTGTTACAGTAAAGTCATGTCTAACTAGAAGGCCTTTGTGCCCCAGTCAATCTGGGTTTGTGGGAGAGATATTTGTTTTGTAactcctgttttcctttttgtgcatAGAGGAATGATGCTTTTCTACATACAAATGAAGGTCATTCAACATGTAGATAAGAGTGAGATTTCAGGGCTGTAACATGTTTAAATCAGCAGGTACAGGCATGAGAACACAACTCAAGCTGCATTGGACCGGTCTGAGCGCTGCAGCTGCCTTCACCGTCGAGCGCGGACTGTTGTGGAAGTTTTGAAGGTGCTCACCTGTGCCCGCTAGCAGGGAGGAAATAAATGCAGCAGTGGACTCTGCTGTCTGGTATTCTCCTCTTGCGGTTGACATTCAGCTCCTCTCTCAGGTACTTTTCATACTGCTCGTTCACATACTTCACTATGGGCTCCCAGCTGGAGACAAGAAACAGACAGTCATTCACTGCTTTGCAGTCAAAAACATTCCAAGTGTCAGaattattagtattttttaaagcataattTTGTCATTATTTCTCAAATTTCATGAAGACATGCTTTAAATGCATAAACCTTAATAGGGGACAAAGTCCGGTCTCTTGCCTACATCTTGAGTGATGCTTCAAGACATCCATTAATAAAACGTCAACAGTCTGGCCATGGCTTCATGACACAAGCAGATCAGAAATAAAGCTCAGTCTGGATCCTCTCTGTCAACCAAAGACTTTTGGACCTCATCTAAAGTTAGCCTGCAGCAGCtctctttgacttttttgtcttttctcaaATGATACTTTCAATACCCCATTATACCTTCAATACCCCCATTATAATCTGAGGGGAACATTGTTGAGTTAAAGAGTTCAACTCTAGACATTAGAGTGCATAGTGACCATCCAAGCATTAACTTAGACCTGAACTGAAACCAGCTGCTCTCCTAATGGAGCGTCAAATGTTTTTCATCAGGGCTCACGCTTCGGACCCCGCGGGACACTCGGCTAAGATCATCAAGGGGGCGccaagaggcaggggacaggcGGTAGCTCCCCTTTTGGCGGACCACCAGCTCGATCCAGAGATCCAACAAGCTTTTTAACTGCAGCAATTGGAGCTGGAATTACCGTGGCTGCTGGCACCAAACTTGCCCTCCAAAAGATCCTCGGTAAACGATTTAACGTGTACTCATTCCAATTAAAGGGCCTCAAAAGAGTCCTGTTAAACCCACCAGTTCTGGTTGTTGATCTGGTCTCCAAATCCTGGTGTGTCAATCACAGTCAGCTTCATCTTCACGCCCTTCTCTTCTATCACTGCGGGGCAGAGCACATAGATGCAGGCTTTCAGAGTTAGACATAAATAACTAAATCAAACTAAATCTGTCCTTTCGCTCTAACACTCTTTGTTTCATTGATGAGCAGGACCCTAAAACCTACCAGCATGGGCGTGTCATACCCCTCCAAAACAGACAAAGGGTGGTATGTTTGAGACGAGGGCTGTAAGTCAGTGGGTCCGTCTGGTGACCAGCGGGTTACAAGTTCACATCCTTATATAAACGGTCGATGTGCTCAGCACTTCTGACATCAACTCCAGGAACCTGTCTGTGTGCATGCTGGGCGCTCCTTATTGAACCTTTCGCTGAGCTCTCCGTTTTCGTTTTTGTTGCCATCATCTAAAATATTGGAAGGTAACATGTGAAGGTCGGACCCTCTGCTCTCCTGTCCCTGCAGCTGGGTTAGGGTTAATGTTGTATAAAAAGACGGGATGACAAGTGTGATGCAGGTTTACAGCAGGGAAAGAGGCCACAGGTTTGACTTTGAAAGGGAACTTGGGATTTTCCAGGGTGTATTGTAGTCATGGGAGTCATGGGAAATGCAGTGCTTTTTGTAGTGAAGGATGTTAATTTCATGAAGCCCTTGGAGCTACTGCTGCTTAGTGTTTCCTGTTGGGCGTGGCAGAATCTGGAGGTGAGTTAAGGATGAGCAGAAGTTGAAAGGAAGGCATGTGTGTGAGCTGAGCGGAACGCTAACAaacgttcattcattcattcattcattcatcttcttccgttttatcccttccggggtcacggggctgctggagcctatcccggccacttgtgggtgaaggcagggtacaccttggccagttcgccagtctgtcgcagggccacaatcacacacccattcactctcacactcacaccttgggacaatttagagttgccaattaacctgtgaagcatgtttttggacagtgggaggaagccggagaccccggagaaaacccacgcatgcacggggagaacatgctaactccatacagaaaggtcctccattgatgttctgtttcaggtccctcagccgggacttgaactagggggccttcttgctatgAGGCAAGAACTCTAACCACTGCGACACTGTGCAGCACGCTAACAAACAGCTACACAAAATATTCCCCATGATGAGCCAAGAGAAAAACGCAGGATGCAAGAACTTTTCACCCATGAAGCAGTTGCATCTCTTTCATCAGGCATGCATTCATGCGAAAAAAGGATTAACCAGATTTTTAAGGATGTGTAAAGTCCACCAGCACTGATGTTTAGCAGAGAGTCAAATGTAAAAGGTACAATGAATGAGGGCTGGCAATCCAACCTCATATTTCTGAGCCAgtaattacaaaaaatatttgttttacagactggcgacctgtccagggcatcccctgcctacgcccaagtagccgggataggctccggcagccccgtgaccccgaaagggacaaagcggtacagaaaatgaatgaatgaatgaatgaatttgttttaaaataacatttttagattttctgacattttacaTGAATCTAAGCGAATGTAGTAACTTAATTTTGAAGCAAAAGCATTATAGCATAAATATCTATCTTTCCATAAGTGCATAGCCAGTTTTTCTGTGGGATAACTGAAACATAAAAACCACAGCCCTGTCTGCAGCTTAGGATTCCTAAAACCTGTAGCTGTCCTAGATTCACATCGTCTGTAGATGAATCCTCCATTATCCTCAGGATAATCACAATCATGAAACACAGTTCACAGCTGATGGATTCCATCATCATATTTCATTtcatagctttttttaaactagcaAATTTGATTCTAAACTAAAGCAGAGCAGATTTACTCCTTTCATGTGACAGAAGGTTCTATCCATGTATTAGGAGAAAGACGTTACTGTCTGACAGAAGAGGTTCTCTAAAAGCATGCAGTCTGGTTTTCCAAAGATGACCTGTTTGATCTGATTCCTGTCATGAGACGAGTAATGAAGGGAAACTGacatgaaaacaggaagtgtaaGCTGTGTCTGAAAATATCCTCAGCTCACTGCCGGTGAAGGGGGGGTTCACACTAAGGCGAGGTTTTGAAGAGACCCCGTCACTCTCAGTGGCTAAAACCCAggtgtgtgtgaaggtgtgtccTCACCATGACTGACAGCATGGAGCCGGACTGTTTTGGAGATCTTCTCTTCGTAGTTGGGGGTGCAGGACTTTCGGCTGACTTTGGACTTGAACAAAGTGTTGACCAGTGTAGACTTTCCCAGACCGCTCTGACCTGCAGAACCATGTGGATGCTGGTTAATGACTAGGACACACGCAGGTGCTTTTAACCACAGGTCATTGTTAAAGGAGAAAGATCTGCATGCACACTTTTACCTGGATGCAGCGTTGCCGTGGTGACATGGTAAATGGTGTTTACacatatagcgctttctaccctctttcgaaggcccaaagcgctttacagtcacagtcccattcacccatgcacacacacactcacacactggtggcggttctgctgctgaacactggcgccaacctcccaccagaggcaaggtggagttcagtgtcttgcccaaagacacttcacCACATGGGCGTGcgaggtgggaatcgaacctgcaatcttatgatcatgggtcacacgccctaccgctgcaccgcGGCCGCCCTCACTGCGGCTACAGCTGCAATCATCACTAACAACTGACCCATCACTTCAACTGTTTGCTAAGCCCATCTCCAGCTAATTTTAAACATTGAAATGTCCATGCAGCTTATCTCTGATATGATGGGGCTTTacattcaagattcaagattcaagaagaactttattaatccccgaaGGGAAATTTAGTTGCAGTAGCAGCACTaaggaaaagggggggggggggtaaagacaaacacagacacaaaaaataaagagagtagaacaggacaaaaattgagtaaaatacaatttgaaaagTGTAGTCTGTGACTAGAATTTTTATGTACATCCGAGTCTGCCAGATGAGTTGTGGAGTCTAATGGCTGATGgcaggaatgacttcctgtatCGTTCTCTGGCACAGCGAGGGTGTATGATCCTGCCACTGAAACTGCTTCTCAGGTTGTCCACCTCCCTGAAGAGGGGATGGGAGGGATTGTCCATGATGGTCCCCAGTTTAGCCAGTAGTCTGTCCCCAACCACCTCTTCCAGCTTGGCAGGCTTGAGGCCAATGACAGACCCTGCTTTCCTAATGagtttgttcagtctgttggcgtcCTTTGCTTTTAAGCCAGCACCCCAGCACACTGCAGCAAAGAAGATGGTGCTTGCCATGACAGACTGGTAGAACATGTAGAGCATCctgctgcaaacattgaagGACCTGAGTCTCCTCAGGTCTCCTCCTTACATCtacattttgtaaatatgaTTCATGTAtccaaaaaaatctattaattttgttttaaaaaaaagaatgagaatTGTTGCATTACTGCTGTTTGTTTAGTTAATTTTGGCAAAAAGcagcaagattttttttctgcaacaaagcaatcaaatgtgttttccataacaaatgaaaatactgTTGTTTGAAGTAAACCAGCTTTAAGAAACCTTGTCAGTTAAATAACAGAGAAGTGTTTATGCTCTCATGCATGCACAGGAAGGAACATGCAGATTCAGCTTTCATAACCACTTCCTCCCAGAATCTTATTTGTTCTTCAAACACTACAAAGACACTTTCGCCCTTAACCTGTAGTGTAACTAAATGCTGTGAAACGCTGCTCCTCTTCTCCAGAAAACAGAACTTCAGTCCACATTCACTTCAGGACTCTGACTCCACAACAGAATCCACTTTGAAGTCTTCCATCCCACAACTACTTTCACTTAGATCCCTGGTGACCCATCATTTAAAAACAGTGGAAACCCTGATCAGATGGCTATAAAAGTCAAACATGATCAACAATTCATGTGTATTGATACACAACAGTCATGTTTGTCCTAGCCTGAGCCAAGGTCCCATGCACACAAGTATTTTAGCCTACATGTACCCAGAGctggctttctttctttctttttatgttgGGTGATAAGAATATATGGAGGTATTATCTTGACTGGGCAGATGTGTTTCTGCAGCTGGGTAGAGTTTCCAAAAATGTACTAAAGTAAgagtagctttttttaaataataatattataaaaatatattatagCATAGGCAAAAAGTACACCTTCTAATAaagattattattatcattttttatttgtcagtgTATACATCATTGGCGGCTACTGGTCTGTCAGAGAGGGGAAGCTCTGATCCTGCCCATGCAACTTAATCCTGCACATGCACTCACATGTTCATTGCTCTTTTCGTGTCTTTTATATGCCCTGTCAAAGTTAGACAGATCTCCAAATCCCACCTTTGACCAAACAACACATCTGTGAGATGGATTCATCAAGAGGCATGGCCAGCAGTACATTTATGTCACAGCACTTCCAGTCAGCCAGCTAACTTTGTCATACCAGGAGACCTGAAGGGACCTGTTATTTTTCCCTATCTTTTGCACTAAATCAATCTTAGGTGTTGATCTGCCCTGCTGTTTAATTCTAAGTTTTTCCTCGTAAGGAACACTTTCAAATGGTAATCCAAAATCAGGTCAAGAAAATTAGCACTGTCTGCAGTTTCAACCACGATGCTAGCCTAGCCTACTAATGTtatataaatgaatgaatgaaggaatgaatgaagAATGAAcgatctaaaaaaatatattaaactcCGTAAAACTGAAACAAGGAATGTGGTGTATAATTGTGTGAAATGTATGATGAAAATCAAGCAATTTCGCCAAGCAAATTTCAAAGAAATaggttgcagcagtttttattttgactgaacTTGAGAAATCCGCGATGGGACTGAGAATAGCTTCAGTGATTCCTTAAAGTACAGAAtcgctgtcagtcaaaaggagaTGCAGTCTTTCTACAGACCCTCCAATCATCACGCAGAAGCTCGGAGTCTGGGCCAGCCCACTCCCCATTCACCCCCAGCGACGCTGAGCGTCCGTGGGACATAATCGCAGCGTTTATCCAATGACCGTCTAGTTTCAAAGTgctgaaaaaaaacgttcaaagcaGCCCCATTGAAGTCAATGGACGCCGGGCTTCCATAGGGAAATGCACTGACGCTGCAGGAATGTATGAGAAGGAAATGGAGTTAGTCGACCTGCTATATGTAACTGATTCTGAACGAACTTGTCTTTCAAATGAACGTTTTCTAACgcatttttagtcaataaaatgtcaatacaatagtacatatttgaccaataattttgtgacattataAGGGAAGACGAGCTTCCCTTGCAGTCTTAAAGAAATCCCCACTGGTATACGTTCAGGTCTTTCAGATGTTGAAATGAAAgcttacattttttgtgtgaaaaataaCAACTCCTTGTCTTTTTCGTAAGAAGTAGGCTTTCAGTGGACTTTAGCATAAATTTGTGATGAAGAATGTCTTCCCATTAAAAAAGAATAGAGTTGTGAAAGTATTCTGAGAGGAACAATCTTTACAAAATTTACTCCAGTAAATGTAACAGAGTAAACAGACTTGTTACTGTACACCTCTGTGCAGGAGACATGTCACTTGGAAAGCAGAGTTGAAAGTTTCTGAAAAAGGTTTTCCGTTTAAATGATGGTGTTTTAGGGGAAACTTTGAGGGAAGGCAGATTCCCGCAGGAGACTGAGGACAGGCTTCAGGAGTGGATGACCTCTGGATCCCTTCAGAATTTCTCTTTCTTCATGTTTGAGTGTTACTCACCAACCACCATGATGTTGAACTCAAAACCAGC includes:
- the LOC101156875 gene encoding neuronal-specific septin-3 isoform X2 — translated: MEDREEEDAGIMTENIKEESKADQSLQEDRLEAHAKTEENESKEEAEQVEADLKVQLCESFPGLQTGLIRSADLFGYVGIESVLDQMRRKTVKAGFEFNIMVVGQSGLGKSTLVNTLFKSKVSRKSCTPNYEEKISKTVRLHAVSHVIEEKGVKMKLTVIDTPGFGDQINNQNCWEPIVKYVNEQYEKYLREELNVNRKRRIPDSRVHCCIYFLPASGHSLRPIDVEFMKRLGKIVSIVPVIAKADTLTLEERQEFKERIRQDLEANGIHVYPQRELDEDPEDRILNDRIRDSIPFAVVGTDKEHQVNGHKVLGRKTKWGIIEVENVAHCEFANLRDLLIRSHLQDLKDVAHNVHYETYRVRRLNESNMNLSELVLSSWPLQNKMDKCETESHL